The window AACATGGTGTACTTTGCGGCAAACCGTTTACTTAACGCATAAGCAATGAACATCAACAAAAACACACCCGGCATACTCATAATAGGTTCAAACGCTTTTACGCAAAACGGCAATAAAATAGCGGCAAGCATGGCGGTTGCCAGCGGTGAAGGAATGCGTTTTAGGGCATTTGATAGTGGTGTAACAAGCCCCGTAGTGAAAATGAGCGCACCAGTAACAACAAACGCACTAACTAACGTAGGCAAATCATGTTGCGGGGCAATACTTACTAGCATCGCAGCCCCCGGGGTGGACCAGGCCGTTAAAATAGGTATTTTGTAATACCAAGAATAACCTATTGAGCTCAGTCCCATCATTAAGCCGAGGGCGAGCAACCAACTTTCAATTTGTGCCGCAGAGGCACCCGCTGCCGTTGCCGCTTGTAAAATAATAACAATAGAGCTGGTGTAACCGATTAGTACAGCGCTAAACCCCGCAGTGATATGACTTACAGATAGGTATTTGGTGTTCATCATTCGTTATTCTCTGTGTTATTGTTTTGTCTGTTGTGCGCAATAACGCACAACAGACAAAACAATAACATCGTGCGCTATAACGCACAACTGAGAAGTTACTATGAAAGATGCGATTTTTAGAGCCGAAATTGCCCAACATTTAAAAAGTGAACGTCAAAAGAAAGGGTTAAGCTTAGATAAAACCGCTAAGCTGACTGGTGTATCAAAAGCCATGCTTGGCCAAATTGAACGAGAAGAATCTAGCCCAACCATTGCCACGTTATGGAAAATTGCCAGTGGGTTAGAAACGTCATTTTCAGCATTTTTCGCAGATAAACCAGACTTGCGCGAAAGTGAGCGGGTATTCCCAGACGACCCGCGCATGAAAATAAATACCTTATTTGCGTTTCAACCAGACACAGGCATTGAAGTATTCGAGATCACCTTATCTGAGCGCCACCAGCAACTATCAAGTGCGCATAGTGCGGGCGTTATTGAGCATATTCACGTGATTGAAGGTGAATTACAGGTGTTTTTTGACCAACAATGGCATCTTTTAAAACAAGGCGACAGCATTCGTTTTTATAGCGATCAACCGCACGGTTATGAAGCACTAAGCGAAACCGCGGTTTTTCACAATATTATTAGTTACCCTAAGTAAACTTAGTGTGTGTATGTCGCTAAAAGTCATAAATAAGCACATTTTTAGCGACATTTAACACCTTATTGCTCGCTTGATTGACACAAGCCATCAAGAATTGGGCAATCGGTACTTTCGTCACCACTACAGTTATCTGCAAGTCGTTTTAGGGTTTCTTGCATTTGTTGCAGTTCGTTAATTTTCTGCTCGATATCGTCTAAATGATGCTGTGTTATCGCTTTCACCTCTCGGCTAGTGCGACTCGGGTTTTGCATTAAGTCGAGCAGCGATTGTATTTGCGCAAGCGAAAAACCCAACTTGCGCGCTCGTTTAATTACCGTTAACTGCTGCAATTGCTGTGCGTTATACAAGCGATAACCCGCCTCACTTCGCGTCGTTGAGCTTAATAAGCCGCTGGCTTCGTAATAACGGATCATTTTAGCGGTTAGTCCGCTGCGCTTTGCCGCTTCACCTATGGTGATTAAGGTGCTCATTTTATTTATGCCTTTGGTTGCCAACGCTGCAACAGCAGCGCATTACTAATTACCAACAAACTACTGGCCGCCATCGCGCCACCAGCAATAATAGGATTGAGATAACCCAATGCTGCCAATGGAATACCAATCACATTAAAAACAAACGCCCAAAATAAGTTTTGTTTAATTTTGCGATAAGTGAGTTTTGCCATGGTTAATGCCGACGCCACTAAGCTCGGCTCACCGCGCATTAATGTGATAGCCGAGGCACTGACTGCCACATCGGTGCCTGTCGCCATAGCAATACCAAGATCGGACTGTGCCAGCGCCGGCGCGTCATTAATACC of the Pseudoalteromonas spongiae UST010723-006 genome contains:
- a CDS encoding helix-turn-helix domain-containing protein, with amino-acid sequence MKDAIFRAEIAQHLKSERQKKGLSLDKTAKLTGVSKAMLGQIEREESSPTIATLWKIASGLETSFSAFFADKPDLRESERVFPDDPRMKINTLFAFQPDTGIEVFEITLSERHQQLSSAHSAGVIEHIHVIEGELQVFFDQQWHLLKQGDSIRFYSDQPHGYEALSETAVFHNIISYPK
- the cueR gene encoding Cu(I)-responsive transcriptional regulator codes for the protein MSTLITIGEAAKRSGLTAKMIRYYEASGLLSSTTRSEAGYRLYNAQQLQQLTVIKRARKLGFSLAQIQSLLDLMQNPSRTSREVKAITQHHLDDIEQKINELQQMQETLKRLADNCSGDESTDCPILDGLCQSSEQ